A genomic window from Sceloporus undulatus isolate JIND9_A2432 ecotype Alabama chromosome 9, SceUnd_v1.1, whole genome shotgun sequence includes:
- the SESN2 gene encoding sestrin-2 isoform X4: MAAARHQCSYLVGFHMGEFLQMGGDSEWLRGLQYAPQKLRNLNEINKILAHRPWLVTKEHIEALLKTGENSWSLAELIQALVLLTHYHSLASFVFGCGINLETDQEGAHVFQPPSPHSCDSSPSSDEGMNTSSFSQGTDAIEEVEVLMERMKFLQECQLEEEEVTPEEMETCFEMEKRESLLVTPSGDTVEHSLPPNVLCFVEDPEFGYKDFTRRGEHTPPTFRAQDYTWEDHGYSLINRLYPDVGQLLDEKFQVVYNLTYNTIAMHSGVDTSMLRRAIWNYVHCVFGIRYDDYDYREVNQLLERSLKVYIKTVACYPEKTTKRMYTHFWRHFKHSEKVHINLLLLEARMQAALLYALRAITRYMT; the protein is encoded by the exons ATG GCTGCTGCTAGACATCAATGTTCTTATTTGGTTGGCTTCCACATGGGGGAATTCCTACAGATGGGTGGGGATTCAGAGTGGCTTCGTGGCTTACAATATGCCCCACAGAAACTGAGGAATCTGAATGAAatcaacaagattctggcccATCGGCCTTGGCTGGTTACCAAGGAACACATTGAG GCActcctgaaaactggagagaacaGTTGGTCATTGGCAGAACTCATCCAAGCTCTGGTGCTCCTCACACATTACCACTCGTTGGCCTCCTTCGTATTTGGCTGCGGCATCAATCTGGAGACTGACCAGGAAGGAGCCCACGTCTTTCAGCCACCTTCTCCCCACAGCTGTGACAGCAGTCCATCCTCAGATGAGGGGATGAACACTTCAAGT TTTTCCCAGGGCACAGACGCTATAGAGGAAGTAGAAGTCCTGATGGAAAGAATGAAGTTTTTGCAGGAATGCcagctggaagaagaagaagttaccccagaggaaatggaaacatgctttgagatggaaaagagagagagcctACTTGTTACGCCCTCTG GAGATACTGTTGAACACTCCCTGCCTCCCAACGTCTTGTGCTTTGTGGAGGATCCTGAGTTTGGATACAAAGATTTTACTAGAAGAGGAGAACATACACCTCCAACGTTCCGAGCTCAG GACTACACCTGGGAAGATCATGGTTATTCACTCATCAACCGCCTTTATCCTGATGTGGGTCAGTTGCTTGATGAGAAATTCCAAGTGGTCTACAACTTAACGTATAACACCATCGCTATGCACAGTGGGGTGGACACATCCATGCTCAGGAGGGCTATCTGGAATTATGTTCACTGCGTCTTTGGTATTCG ATACGATGACTATGATTACAGGGAGGTGAACCAGCTTCTGGAGCGTAGCTTGAAAGTCTATATCAAAACTGTTGCTTGCTATCCAGAGAAGACTACCAAGAGGATGTACACTCACTTCTGGCGTCACTTCAAGCATTCTGAGAAG GTGCACATCAATCTGCTCCTGCTGGAGGCTCGCATGCAAGCTGCCCTGCTCTATGCACTACGTGCCATCACCCGCTACATGACCTGA
- the SESN2 gene encoding sestrin-2 isoform X1 — protein MLVAEPESGGGDPAGVQGYLPRQSCAGTLRRKKDRRIKIPRQQERGPTSFIPAEEILQEGAESAQRHLFIKAFVSTGRVDNITMVMGLHPEYLTSFWKTQYLLLRMDGPLPYHKRHYIAIMAAARHQCSYLVGFHMGEFLQMGGDSEWLRGLQYAPQKLRNLNEINKILAHRPWLVTKEHIEALLKTGENSWSLAELIQALVLLTHYHSLASFVFGCGINLETDQEGAHVFQPPSPHSCDSSPSSDEGMNTSSFSQGTDAIEEVEVLMERMKFLQECQLEEEEVTPEEMETCFEMEKRESLLVTPSGDTVEHSLPPNVLCFVEDPEFGYKDFTRRGEHTPPTFRAQDYTWEDHGYSLINRLYPDVGQLLDEKFQVVYNLTYNTIAMHSGVDTSMLRRAIWNYVHCVFGIRYDDYDYREVNQLLERSLKVYIKTVACYPEKTTKRMYTHFWRHFKHSEKVHINLLLLEARMQAALLYALRAITRYMT, from the exons GACAGAAGAATAAAAATTCCCCGACAGCAGGAAAGAGGCCCGACTTCTTTCATCCCAGCGGAAGAG ATCCTACAAGAAGGAGCTGAAAGTGCCCAACGGCACCTCTTCATCAAGGCCTTTGTTTCAACAGGCAGGGTGGATAACATTACCATGGTGATGGGGCTGCATCCTGAGTACCTGACAAGCTTTTGGAAGACACAGTATCTCCTGCTGCGGATGGATGGGCCCCTGCCATATCACAAGCGCCATTACATCGCGATCATG GCTGCTGCTAGACATCAATGTTCTTATTTGGTTGGCTTCCACATGGGGGAATTCCTACAGATGGGTGGGGATTCAGAGTGGCTTCGTGGCTTACAATATGCCCCACAGAAACTGAGGAATCTGAATGAAatcaacaagattctggcccATCGGCCTTGGCTGGTTACCAAGGAACACATTGAG GCActcctgaaaactggagagaacaGTTGGTCATTGGCAGAACTCATCCAAGCTCTGGTGCTCCTCACACATTACCACTCGTTGGCCTCCTTCGTATTTGGCTGCGGCATCAATCTGGAGACTGACCAGGAAGGAGCCCACGTCTTTCAGCCACCTTCTCCCCACAGCTGTGACAGCAGTCCATCCTCAGATGAGGGGATGAACACTTCAAGT TTTTCCCAGGGCACAGACGCTATAGAGGAAGTAGAAGTCCTGATGGAAAGAATGAAGTTTTTGCAGGAATGCcagctggaagaagaagaagttaccccagaggaaatggaaacatgctttgagatggaaaagagagagagcctACTTGTTACGCCCTCTG GAGATACTGTTGAACACTCCCTGCCTCCCAACGTCTTGTGCTTTGTGGAGGATCCTGAGTTTGGATACAAAGATTTTACTAGAAGAGGAGAACATACACCTCCAACGTTCCGAGCTCAG GACTACACCTGGGAAGATCATGGTTATTCACTCATCAACCGCCTTTATCCTGATGTGGGTCAGTTGCTTGATGAGAAATTCCAAGTGGTCTACAACTTAACGTATAACACCATCGCTATGCACAGTGGGGTGGACACATCCATGCTCAGGAGGGCTATCTGGAATTATGTTCACTGCGTCTTTGGTATTCG ATACGATGACTATGATTACAGGGAGGTGAACCAGCTTCTGGAGCGTAGCTTGAAAGTCTATATCAAAACTGTTGCTTGCTATCCAGAGAAGACTACCAAGAGGATGTACACTCACTTCTGGCGTCACTTCAAGCATTCTGAGAAG GTGCACATCAATCTGCTCCTGCTGGAGGCTCGCATGCAAGCTGCCCTGCTCTATGCACTACGTGCCATCACCCGCTACATGACCTGA
- the SESN2 gene encoding sestrin-2 isoform X2: protein MSQILQEGAESAQRHLFIKAFVSTGRVDNITMVMGLHPEYLTSFWKTQYLLLRMDGPLPYHKRHYIAIMAAARHQCSYLVGFHMGEFLQMGGDSEWLRGLQYAPQKLRNLNEINKILAHRPWLVTKEHIEALLKTGENSWSLAELIQALVLLTHYHSLASFVFGCGINLETDQEGAHVFQPPSPHSCDSSPSSDEGMNTSSFSQGTDAIEEVEVLMERMKFLQECQLEEEEVTPEEMETCFEMEKRESLLVTPSGDTVEHSLPPNVLCFVEDPEFGYKDFTRRGEHTPPTFRAQDYTWEDHGYSLINRLYPDVGQLLDEKFQVVYNLTYNTIAMHSGVDTSMLRRAIWNYVHCVFGIRYDDYDYREVNQLLERSLKVYIKTVACYPEKTTKRMYTHFWRHFKHSEKVHINLLLLEARMQAALLYALRAITRYMT from the exons ATGTCACAG ATCCTACAAGAAGGAGCTGAAAGTGCCCAACGGCACCTCTTCATCAAGGCCTTTGTTTCAACAGGCAGGGTGGATAACATTACCATGGTGATGGGGCTGCATCCTGAGTACCTGACAAGCTTTTGGAAGACACAGTATCTCCTGCTGCGGATGGATGGGCCCCTGCCATATCACAAGCGCCATTACATCGCGATCATG GCTGCTGCTAGACATCAATGTTCTTATTTGGTTGGCTTCCACATGGGGGAATTCCTACAGATGGGTGGGGATTCAGAGTGGCTTCGTGGCTTACAATATGCCCCACAGAAACTGAGGAATCTGAATGAAatcaacaagattctggcccATCGGCCTTGGCTGGTTACCAAGGAACACATTGAG GCActcctgaaaactggagagaacaGTTGGTCATTGGCAGAACTCATCCAAGCTCTGGTGCTCCTCACACATTACCACTCGTTGGCCTCCTTCGTATTTGGCTGCGGCATCAATCTGGAGACTGACCAGGAAGGAGCCCACGTCTTTCAGCCACCTTCTCCCCACAGCTGTGACAGCAGTCCATCCTCAGATGAGGGGATGAACACTTCAAGT TTTTCCCAGGGCACAGACGCTATAGAGGAAGTAGAAGTCCTGATGGAAAGAATGAAGTTTTTGCAGGAATGCcagctggaagaagaagaagttaccccagaggaaatggaaacatgctttgagatggaaaagagagagagcctACTTGTTACGCCCTCTG GAGATACTGTTGAACACTCCCTGCCTCCCAACGTCTTGTGCTTTGTGGAGGATCCTGAGTTTGGATACAAAGATTTTACTAGAAGAGGAGAACATACACCTCCAACGTTCCGAGCTCAG GACTACACCTGGGAAGATCATGGTTATTCACTCATCAACCGCCTTTATCCTGATGTGGGTCAGTTGCTTGATGAGAAATTCCAAGTGGTCTACAACTTAACGTATAACACCATCGCTATGCACAGTGGGGTGGACACATCCATGCTCAGGAGGGCTATCTGGAATTATGTTCACTGCGTCTTTGGTATTCG ATACGATGACTATGATTACAGGGAGGTGAACCAGCTTCTGGAGCGTAGCTTGAAAGTCTATATCAAAACTGTTGCTTGCTATCCAGAGAAGACTACCAAGAGGATGTACACTCACTTCTGGCGTCACTTCAAGCATTCTGAGAAG GTGCACATCAATCTGCTCCTGCTGGAGGCTCGCATGCAAGCTGCCCTGCTCTATGCACTACGTGCCATCACCCGCTACATGACCTGA
- the SESN2 gene encoding sestrin-2 isoform X3, with product MVMGLHPEYLTSFWKTQYLLLRMDGPLPYHKRHYIAIMAAARHQCSYLVGFHMGEFLQMGGDSEWLRGLQYAPQKLRNLNEINKILAHRPWLVTKEHIEALLKTGENSWSLAELIQALVLLTHYHSLASFVFGCGINLETDQEGAHVFQPPSPHSCDSSPSSDEGMNTSSFSQGTDAIEEVEVLMERMKFLQECQLEEEEVTPEEMETCFEMEKRESLLVTPSGDTVEHSLPPNVLCFVEDPEFGYKDFTRRGEHTPPTFRAQDYTWEDHGYSLINRLYPDVGQLLDEKFQVVYNLTYNTIAMHSGVDTSMLRRAIWNYVHCVFGIRYDDYDYREVNQLLERSLKVYIKTVACYPEKTTKRMYTHFWRHFKHSEKVHINLLLLEARMQAALLYALRAITRYMT from the exons ATGGTGATGGGGCTGCATCCTGAGTACCTGACAAGCTTTTGGAAGACACAGTATCTCCTGCTGCGGATGGATGGGCCCCTGCCATATCACAAGCGCCATTACATCGCGATCATG GCTGCTGCTAGACATCAATGTTCTTATTTGGTTGGCTTCCACATGGGGGAATTCCTACAGATGGGTGGGGATTCAGAGTGGCTTCGTGGCTTACAATATGCCCCACAGAAACTGAGGAATCTGAATGAAatcaacaagattctggcccATCGGCCTTGGCTGGTTACCAAGGAACACATTGAG GCActcctgaaaactggagagaacaGTTGGTCATTGGCAGAACTCATCCAAGCTCTGGTGCTCCTCACACATTACCACTCGTTGGCCTCCTTCGTATTTGGCTGCGGCATCAATCTGGAGACTGACCAGGAAGGAGCCCACGTCTTTCAGCCACCTTCTCCCCACAGCTGTGACAGCAGTCCATCCTCAGATGAGGGGATGAACACTTCAAGT TTTTCCCAGGGCACAGACGCTATAGAGGAAGTAGAAGTCCTGATGGAAAGAATGAAGTTTTTGCAGGAATGCcagctggaagaagaagaagttaccccagaggaaatggaaacatgctttgagatggaaaagagagagagcctACTTGTTACGCCCTCTG GAGATACTGTTGAACACTCCCTGCCTCCCAACGTCTTGTGCTTTGTGGAGGATCCTGAGTTTGGATACAAAGATTTTACTAGAAGAGGAGAACATACACCTCCAACGTTCCGAGCTCAG GACTACACCTGGGAAGATCATGGTTATTCACTCATCAACCGCCTTTATCCTGATGTGGGTCAGTTGCTTGATGAGAAATTCCAAGTGGTCTACAACTTAACGTATAACACCATCGCTATGCACAGTGGGGTGGACACATCCATGCTCAGGAGGGCTATCTGGAATTATGTTCACTGCGTCTTTGGTATTCG ATACGATGACTATGATTACAGGGAGGTGAACCAGCTTCTGGAGCGTAGCTTGAAAGTCTATATCAAAACTGTTGCTTGCTATCCAGAGAAGACTACCAAGAGGATGTACACTCACTTCTGGCGTCACTTCAAGCATTCTGAGAAG GTGCACATCAATCTGCTCCTGCTGGAGGCTCGCATGCAAGCTGCCCTGCTCTATGCACTACGTGCCATCACCCGCTACATGACCTGA